The genomic interval TTCAGTGCCGGGTAACGGTCTTTTTCGTGCACCATAAAACAGAAGTGTTCGATGTTGGCCGCCGCTTCGTTACGGCCGCCCACCGAAACTTCCACCGGGTCGGTCTGATAGTTGGCGGCAATACGAGCCACCCCCTTGGCCATCGTGGCCGAGAACAGCCAGGTAACGCGATCTTCCGGTGCCTTCTGCAGGATGGCGTCCAGCTCATCCTTAAAGCCCATATTGAGCATTTCGTCCGCTTCGTCCAAAACGACTACGGATATCTGATCGAGTTTTGCCGCACGGCGCTCGATCAGATCAAGCAGGCGACCGGGAGTCGCTACAATAATCTGTGTACCACGCTTCAGATCGCGAATCTGCGTGGAAATGTTGGAGCCGCCGTAAACGGCCGTGATTTTTACATGCTGGTGCCGGGCAAATTTTTTCAGGTCATCGGCAATCTGCAGACAGAGTTCACGGGTCGGCGAAAGAATAATGCCCTGAGGCATATCGTTTGACGGATCGACCCGTTCGAGCAGCGGCAGACCGAATGCCGCAGTTTTTCCGGTACCGGTCGACGCCAGACCGACAAAGTCCCTGGAACCTTCCAGCAGAATGGGAATGGCCTGTTCCTGAATCGGAGTCGGGGTTTCAAAGCCTAGAACCTGAATAGATTTAAGTGTATCGGGGCTCAGCCCCAAATCGGAGAATGTCATATGTTTTCCTACGTTGCGGAGCAACAGCACGAATGCCGTTCATAGACGATGCAACCATCGCCTCTCCAGACTACAGGGCACTTTTCCCGCGCCCATCGCAGAAAATTGACCCCGAATGAACAGAACGCTTAAAACGTGGTTCTGTAAAAACGAAGGGCGGTTATACGCATATATTTTTTATTAGCAATCTTTTAAATGAAAAAAGCCCGCTCTTATGAACGGGCTTCCTCACACCTTAAAAATAAGAATCAATGTTTAAAGTGGCGCATGCCGGTCATCGCCATGGCAATGCCGTATTTATTGCAGGCTTCGATCACTTCATCGTCACGGATCGAACCGCCCGGCTGCACGATAAACTTCGCACCCATTTCGCTGGCCGCATCAATACTGTCCGCAAACGGGAAGAACGCTTCGGAAACAAAGACACATTCGCCGATGACGTTCTGAATCTCCTCTTCAGTAATGTCCGGATTTTCGGTTTTCAGGTTTTCCACCGCTTTGGAAACCGAAAGTTTTTTCAGCGCGTCCACGCGGTTCGGCTGACCGGCCCCCATACCGAGCACACGGAACTGGCCCGGTTTATACTCCTGCACCAGCACGATGGCGTTGGATTTGGTATGTTTAGCCGCAGCGATTCCGAAAAGCGCGAGCTCTTTTTTATTTTCATCGAACGGAGCTTCTGTAGGAACGTCCCACTTCTCCAGAATTTCCGTATCCACATCCTGCACCAGCAGACCGCCGTTAATGTGCTTAACCATCCGCTGCGGCAGCGCCTTACCCATCGGCTCGTTGAGCTTCAGAATACGCAGGTTCTTTTTCTTCTTCAGATGATCCAGAGCATCTTCGTCGTAACCCGGAGCAATGATAGCTTCGATGAAACGGCCGTCGAGACACTGAGCGGTCGCCATATCCACCTTTTCAGTCACAGCAATCACGGACCCGAAAGCCGAAACCGGATCACCCGCCCACGCCGCTTCAAACGCTTCCGCCAGTGTTTCACCGGTGGCGTATCCGCATGGGTTGGTGTGCTTAATCACAGAGACACCCGGCCGGCCGGCCAGATCCTTCACGGCTTCGAGTGCACCATCGCCATCAACATAGTTATTGTAGCTCATTTCCTTACCGTGCAGAACGTTCGCCAGCGCGATAGTGGATTCACGGGAGTCGGCATCTTTATAGAGCCAGGCTTTCTGATGGGAATTTTCACCATAGCGCAGTTCCGTGCCATCGGAATACGCCTTCACAAACGGTTTCGCCAGTTTCTGTTCAGCAACCTGTTCAGCGAGATACGCAGCAATCGCGGCATTGTATTCCGCAACACGGGCATACACTTTCTGCCCCAGCACAAAACGGAAAGACTCCGTGGTGGCCCCGCCGTTGGCTTTCATTTCGTCAATCACCCGCGCATAATCCGCCGGATCAGTGACAACCGTCACAAATTTCATATTTTTCGCTGCAGAACGAATCATCGTCGGACCGCCGATATCAATCTGCTCAATCGCTTCCGGCAGGGTGACCCCCTCTTTGGCAATGGTTTCTTCAAACGGATAAAGATTCACACATACGAGATCGATTTGACCGAGGCCGTGATCCGCCATGGTCTGCACATGCTCTTCGTTGTCGCGCATGTAGAGAATACCGGCATGAACCTGCGGAGTGAGCGTTTTCACGCGGCCATCGAGCATTTCCGGGAACCCGGTGAATTCAGAAACATCCTTTACAGGAATACCGGCCTCGCGAATCGCCTTCGCGGTACCGCCGGTGGAAAGCAGCTCCACGTCCATTTCGTGCAGGTGACGGGCAAAGTCCAGAATCCCCGCTTTATCGGATACACTTAAAAGTGCGCGCTCAATCTTTACGTTCATGCAAATACTCCCTTGGGTTTGGCTCAAAGGCGTTGTTTTTACCGATCACCCGCCCTGAACGCACGCCCTTTTTTCCAAAGGGTGGAACTTTTCACAGTACTTGTATCTGAGAAGCACGATCGCGTCCCTCAGATGCAAGCCCCCGAATTATAAAGCGATGCCGAAAAGAATACTGAAAAAATGACAGAGACTGCCCGCAAGAACAAACAGGTGCCAGATGGCATGAGACCACTTTACCGATTTCATGGCGTAGAATACCGCACCGATAGTATAACACAGGCCGCCGACCACAAAAAATACAAATCCCGTCGTGGAGAGCGATTCAAACAGCGGTTTCACTGCAATCACACAAAGCCAGCCCATAAAGAGATAGCTCCCCAAAGAGACCCATTTATAGCGTCCGGTAAAAAAGGCCTTAAGCACAATGCCGATCAGCGCACAGCTCCAGATGATGCCGAAAATACTCCACCCCAGAGCACCGCGCAGAGGGGCCAGCGTGAAGGGCGTATAGGTTCCGGCAATCAGCAGATAAATGGCGGAATGATCAATAATCTTCATCACCTTCCGCACCTTCGGCTGCCTTGAGGAATGATAAAGTGTGGAACCGAGGAACAGGATGATGAACGTCGCCCCGTAAATTGCACAACTGACAATTTCCCACGGTCCTTTCCGAAGCGCACTGAAGACAACCAGCAGAACCAGCGCCGCCACACCGATGACTGCGCCGATTCCGTGTGTAATGGCATTTACCAGCTCCTCGCCGGCACTGTAATCCGGTTTTTTACGGTCCATGACTCCCCGCAATCCCCCTCTTACCAATCCCGCAGATAATGACAGCCGTGCGGCCCGTGTTTTTTGAAGTAATTCTGATGATACTCTTCAGCCCTGTAGAAAGCAGAGGCCTTTGTAATTTCGGTAACGATCGGTTTTTTCCAACGTTTCTGCGCTTCGGGAAGAACCTTTTCCGCCACAGCTTTCTGCTCATCGTTCAGATAGAAAATGGCGGAACGATACTGCGACCCGCGGTCGGGACCCTGCCGATTCAGGGTGGTCGGATCATGCAGACGCCAGAAATAGATA from Verrucomicrobia bacterium S94 carries:
- the purH gene encoding bifunctional phosphoribosylaminoimidazolecarboxamide formyltransferase/IMP cyclohydrolase; its protein translation is MNVKIERALLSVSDKAGILDFARHLHEMDVELLSTGGTAKAIREAGIPVKDVSEFTGFPEMLDGRVKTLTPQVHAGILYMRDNEEHVQTMADHGLGQIDLVCVNLYPFEETIAKEGVTLPEAIEQIDIGGPTMIRSAAKNMKFVTVVTDPADYARVIDEMKANGGATTESFRFVLGQKVYARVAEYNAAIAAYLAEQVAEQKLAKPFVKAYSDGTELRYGENSHQKAWLYKDADSRESTIALANVLHGKEMSYNNYVDGDGALEAVKDLAGRPGVSVIKHTNPCGYATGETLAEAFEAAWAGDPVSAFGSVIAVTEKVDMATAQCLDGRFIEAIIAPGYDEDALDHLKKKKNLRILKLNEPMGKALPQRMVKHINGGLLVQDVDTEILEKWDVPTEAPFDENKKELALFGIAAAKHTKSNAIVLVQEYKPGQFRVLGMGAGQPNRVDALKKLSVSKAVENLKTENPDITEEEIQNVIGECVFVSEAFFPFADSIDAASEMGAKFIVQPGGSIRDDEVIEACNKYGIAMAMTGMRHFKH
- a CDS encoding hemolysin III family protein: MDRKKPDYSAGEELVNAITHGIGAVIGVAALVLLVVFSALRKGPWEIVSCAIYGATFIILFLGSTLYHSSRQPKVRKVMKIIDHSAIYLLIAGTYTPFTLAPLRGALGWSIFGIIWSCALIGIVLKAFFTGRYKWVSLGSYLFMGWLCVIAVKPLFESLSTTGFVFFVVGGLCYTIGAVFYAMKSVKWSHAIWHLFVLAGSLCHFFSILFGIAL
- the msrA gene encoding peptide-methionine (S)-S-oxide reductase → MEKAIFAAGCFWGVEALFEELDGVQEATSGYTGGHTENPTYKEICYQDTGHAEAVEVIYDPEKVSYEELCIYFWRLHDPTTLNRQGPDRGSQYRSAIFYLNDEQKAVAEKVLPEAQKRWKKPIVTEITKASAFYRAEEYHQNYFKKHGPHGCHYLRDW